One region of Chanodichthys erythropterus isolate Z2021 chromosome 19, ASM2448905v1, whole genome shotgun sequence genomic DNA includes:
- the mki67 gene encoding proliferation marker protein Ki-67 isoform X1 has translation MPLLGKIVVIKRNGGDGTEFPLTASCLFGRKLDCDIRIQLPQVSKEHCKIELNENKELILTNLSSVNPTRINGQVFNQSERLKHGDLITIIDRSFRFEYPPPKTPKKKRLSTAGKDKTVQPLQDQQEKSTPIHTEKRKSEHSFDTCLKDGSNLPASVEQSVETEPEDGKIKKDSMSPFCELYQMVKQDLAAKSPWKCEVPKTPLARPQVDHKEAPTADVKSSPKPVTTPSIKKRRSSKSSSDDITGPAIAQSSFNANQEEKPADDMLSVGSITPSLTEKCVTPVSQKKRTPLKTPQKFSAGEVVQQILLEPQSEEKTPKSPKGRRSGGSPDQSLALQMLSGQPQTPGLMGKNTEVKMSPRTSPRSNAGKRFQVQDVLHDVKATTSASKKKDGTSVNDLCDSNKSHTEATVPKAKRKRVSFGGQLSPELFDKRLPPNSPLRRGATPRRSLGPSQKPQSLLRRASTIGLLALRLEETVPHVQNSSPKKASPKRAASAAKTPSPAKRSPSTKAKAPSPKRQKSPSASPKVSTPSSTPATPKTPASARRASTSAVEAAGDMSLTETPRVQGRFSVSRISTPSPVQDQGEQPEVQLTIVEDMPQKCVTPKIPLRRKSMKSSARKTPKSAIKSALDVIRSRRSGASRANLKVLTSWADIVKFGQTKPQTEVATKKKPTKSNIVKKTAVPKPKTPARRLKDDISTGHAASPVTIVVGKAHMRTNQSCGAAPKIVPNIALFKKDMKMDEDFTGVADIFKTPANSRSKNKVPINDECPEMPLDEISVMKTPEESGEMVVSPLSVISTAKCGQYNNEAVTRLLLDNKDGSLLEVEGLSQLSENSIEASGHDIIPDQEMPPNDQTVEEEAAPEMVVETPKQKATPALCLTGVKRLMKTPKQRAEPIEDLRGKLLKTPKEHKPPQEESLEGIKELLKTPKYRGAPVEDMVGVKRVMQTPKLKSKPVLCAAGLQRLMKTPKEKSEQHEELTGVQELMQTPKLKGDLEESQFGLKRLVKTPKRKRNQVEEDLTGVQQLMKTPKHKGEPVEDQMGIQRLMQTPKEKIEPAEDLQTPKQKGEPFSNGGAMAEEDNTGFKEPEEPENNSTLTTENVTEPTEIQGPVVAVESGSAFMPAKDFDEECDKENVCPVETMETEVDSQCTTEVNDSTHSDVKTDAVIPQEKHPDKIEEESVSVEAIDVCFSGTDEKSEEHSEETVCTSDNSNATVETTPTSSTAEEDEGEMIKASLPNKIQRGIRGKAAQKSKNANNDKAKVPAVLSVTEEENLNGSLPSSTSRARRGKKLLEVPEVAASPVRKSARGRIPKHHFVDEEAKNTEASQVSVDSMKTKISECLPVVTKTRRGRKPKQDEVAIEPVDDINAGDPQCPDAPANEELVQAPVVKPGRRKKLDKTASHPSEELEQKTPEIVCEESAVVPESVKLVTALVTETVSATRGRRGRPAKKELVKTEPTPTLESEITSTHAVVVAEKPMTPVAKSGRGRKAKKEIVKEQLLDDDAMVISQTVAEVNVDHKDEPEAPVVKSGRGRKAKQQKPQIAEEVDHQPAVDTSTHVPVTEEHTETEVKPVRGSRKTKQSKVTFSVETEENIVNLVEQAETPVVKSGRKRAVISKETTEVEAEVSVKRGRRAVAEPAPPVAVVSSRGRKAVAKVESEITEDVASSEEPAKPVKHTRRTAKAPESKKEENPMTQAGSESVAAENAAVVALEKVERGSRGRKLKDSTKAIPSKPIKEISKAEEASEIKPSKNVVISKNTEEVEPSTDVEEQQLKKSKRLGKIPAETSSTSNQSTDLPPRGRRGAKKEEEHPVEEVQIKIKPLRRGKAVGSAAPKSDPSDSKASTPLKRKRNDVLEVTDESSNKEPLPKKRGRVAISTKVATEVSSKEETPDAEPEKAEAPPKKASNRAVRGQKKTAQEPDPAPAQASVSGTTTRSGRGVKKVEEVDISTEAAPVRRTRRK, from the exons atgcctTTGCTGGGGAAGATAGTGGTGATCAAAAGAAATGGAGGAGATGGCACTGAATTTCCCCTCACAGCATCCTGTCTGTTCGGAAG GAAGCTGGATTGTGACATTCGTATTCAGCTGCCGCAGGTGTCTAAAGAGCACTGTAAAATTGAGCTGAATGAGAACAAGGAG CTCATTTTGACCAATTTGAGCTCTGTGAACCCCACACGTATTAATGGACAAGTTTTTAATCAATCTGAACGGTTAAAGCATGGTGATCTCATCACAATCATTGATCGTTCTTTCAG GTTTGAGTACCCACCTCCTAAGACACCGAAGAAGAAGAGGCTGTCCACGGCTGGAAAAGACAAAACAGTTCAG CCTTTGCAAGACCAGCAGGAAAAAAGCACACCCATTCACACAGAGAAGAGGAAGTCAGAGCATTCGTTTG ACACTTGTTTAAAAGATGGGTCAAATTTACCAGCATCTGTGGAACAATCTGTTGAGACTGAACCAGAAGATGGCAAAATTAAAAAGGACAGTATGTCACCTTTTTGTGAGCTCTACCAAATGGTCAAACAGGACCTTGCTGCTAAATCACCATGGAAATGTGAGGTACCAAAAACACCTCTTGCAAGACCTCAGGTTGATCACAAGGAAGCTCCCACTGCAGATGTTAAAAGTAGTCCTAAACCAGTAACAACTCCATCTATCAAGAAGAGAAGATCCTCAAAATCCAGTTCTGATGATATTACTGGACCAGCTATCGCTCAGAGCTCATTTAATGCAAATCAGGAAGAGAAACCTGCTGATGATATGCTGTCTGTAGGGTCCATCACCCCCTCACTGACAGAGAAATGTGTAACTCCTGTCTCCCAGAAGAAGAGGACACCCTTGAAAACGCCTCAGAAGTTCAGTGCTGGTGAGGTTGTCCAGCAAATTCTCTTAGAGCCACAGTCTGAGGAGAAAACGCCTAAATCCCCAAAAGGAAGGCGAAGTGGTGGATCACCGGATCAGAGCCTTGCTCTCCAAATGCTTTCGGGCCAACCTCAGACTCCAGGCCTGATGGGTAAGAACACTGAAGTAAAAATGTCACCAAGAACATCCCCAAGATCAAATGCTGGAAAAAGGTTTCAAGTCCAAGATGTTCTGCATGATGTTAAGGCTACAACATCAGCTTCTAAGAAGAAAG ATGGCACTTCAGTTAATGATCTGTGCGACAGCAACAAATCTCACACTGAAGCAACCGTTCCAAAAGCAAAGAGAAAGCGAGTGTCCTTTGGTGGACAGTTGAGCCCAGAGCTATTTGACAAACGCCTGCCACCCAATTCCCCCCTCCGCCGTGGAGCAACCCCACGACGCAGTTTGGGACCTTCCCAGAAACCTCAATCTCTCCTACGACGAGCATCCACCATTGGTCTTTTG GCTCTTCGACTTGAAGAAACAGTTCCACATGTTCAAAATAGTTCTCCAAAGAAAGCTTCACCCAAACGGGCAGCATCTGCAGCGAAGACTCCGTCACCTGCCAAAAGGTCACCGAGTACCAAGGCTAAAGCACCATCACCAAAACGTCAAAAGTCGCCATCTGCTTCACCCAAGGTATCTACACCATCCTCTACTCCTGCCACACCCAAGACACCTGCATCTGCTAGAAGAGCATCAACTTCAGCAGTTGAGGCTGCGGGTGACATGTCTTTAACTGAGACACCTAGGGTGCAGGGGAGGTTTTCAGTCTCTCGGATCAGTACTCCATCGCCTGTTCAGGACCAGGGGGAGCAGCCTGAAGTACAATTGACCATTGTAGAAGACATGCCTCAGAAGTGTGTGACTCCAAAGATACCCTTAAGGAGGAAGAGCATGAAGTCTTCTGCGAGAAAAACTCCTAAGAGTGCAATTAAAAGTGCACTTGATGTAATTCGTTCAAGACGCAGTGGAGCCTCACGGGCTAATCTAAAAG TGTTGACCTCTTGGGCTGATATTGTGAAGTTTGGTCAGACCAAACCTCAAACAGAAGTTGCAACTAAGAAAAAACCTACAAAGAGCAACATAGTCAAAAAAACTGCAGTGCCGAAACCCAAG ACACCTGCACGGAGGCTGAAGGATGATATCAGCACTGGGCATGCAGCATCTCCAGTCACCATTGTTGTTGGCAAAGCCCATATGAGGACTAACCAGTCTTGTGGTGCTGCACCTAAAATAGTCCCCAACATAGCACTATTCAAGAAGGACATGAAAATGGACGAGGACTTTACAG GTGTTGCAGACATTTTCAAAACACCAGCCAACAGCAGGTCTAAGAATAAGGTTCCCATAAATGATGAATGTCCAGAGATGCCTTTGGATGAGATTTCAGTCATGAAAACACCAGAAGAATCAG GTGAAATGGTTGTCTCTCCACTAAGTGTGATCTCCACTGCAAAATGTGGACAGTACAACAACGAAGCAGTAACACGACTTCTTTTAGACAACAAAGATGGTAGTTTATTGGAAGTTGAAGGTCTTTCTCAACTCTCTGAGAACTCAATTGAGGCAAGTGGCCATGACATCATTCCAGATCAAGAGATGCCCCCCAATGACCAAACAGTGGAAGAGGAGGCTGCCCCTGAAATGGTAGTCGAAACCCCAAAACAGAAAGCAACGCCAGCCTTGTGCCTCACTGGAGTAAAGCGACTCATGAAGACACCCAAACAGAGGGCTGAACCAATTGAGGATTTAAGAGGAAAGCTGCTCAAGACCCCCAAGGAACATAAACCTCCCCAGGAAGAAAGTTTGGAAGGCATTAAGGAACTCCTAAAGACTCCCAAATACAGGGGAGCTCCAGTAGAAGACATGGTTGGAGTGAAAAGAGTGATGCAGACCCCTAAATTAAAAAGCAAGCCTGTGCTGTGTGCAGCTGGTCTTCAGAGGCTTATGAAAACACCCAAAGAAAAATCTGAGCAACACGAAGAACTTACTGGTGTGCAAGAACTGATGCAAACACCAAAATTAAAGGGAGACCTGGAGGAGAGTCAGTTTGGGCTGAAAAGATTGGTGAAAACACCTAAACGGAAGAGGAATCAAGTTGAAGAGGACCTAACTGGTGTTCAACAACTGATGAAGACCCCTAAACACAAAGGAGAACCAGTTGAAGATCAAATGGGTATACAAAGGCTGATGCAGACTCCCAAAGAGAAGATTGAACCTGCAGAGGACTTGCAGACCCCCAAGCAAAAAGGAGAACCTTTCAGCAATGGAGGAGCGATGGCAGAGGAAGATAACACTGGCTTTAAAGAACCTGAAGAACCAGAGAATAATTCTACCCTGACAACAGAAAATGTGACTGAACCTACTGAG atACAAGGGCCTGTTGTAGCAGTTGAAAGTGGTTCTGCATTCATGCCAGCTAAAG ATTTTGATGAGGAATGTGACAAAGAAAATGTCTGTCCAGTTGAAACCATGGAGACTGAAGTGGATTCTCAGTGCACCACTGAAGTCAATGATTCTACGCATAGTGATGTAAAGACGGATGCTGTAATCCCCCAGGAAAAACACCCTGACAAGATTGAAGAGGAGTCTGTTTCAGTTGAAGCTATTGATGTCTGTTTTTCTGGGACAGATGAGAAATCCGAAGAGCATTCTGAAGAAACTGTGTGTACCTCTGATAATAGCAATGCAACAGTTGAAACTACCCCAACTTCATCCACTGCTGAGGAAGATGAGGGTGAGATGATCAAGGCTTCTCTTCCCAACAAAATTCAGCGGGGCATTCGAGGAAAAGCGGCACAGAAatccaaaaatgctaataatgaCAAGGCCAAAGTCCCTGCTGTGTTATCGGTAACTGAAGAGGAAAATTTGAATGGTTCGCTTCCCTCTAGCACATCCAGGGCAAGGAGAGGCAAGAAACTTCTCGAAGTTCCAGAAGTCGCTGCCAGCCCAGTCAGAAAATCTGCCCGTGGAAGAATTCCCAAGCACCACTTTGTGGATGAAGAGGCAAAGAACACTGAGGCTTCCCAAGTTTCTGTAGACTCCATGAAAACTAAAATATCAGAATGCCTTCCTGTAGTTACCAAAACCAGGAGAGGAAGAAAACCTAAACAAGATGAAGTGGCAATTGAGCCCGTTGATGATATAAATGCTGGTGACCCACAGTGTCCTGACGCACCTGCAAATGAAGAGCTGGTCCAAGCCCCTGTTGTAAAACCTGGGAGGAGAAAGAAATTGGATAAAACGGCTAGCCATCCTTCAGAAGAACTTGAACAGAAAACACCTGAAATTGTTTGTGAGGAAAGCGCTGTTGTACCAGAAAGTGTCAAATTGGTGACTGCACTAGTTACGGAGACTGTTTCTGCAACTAGAGGTAGGAGGGGAAGGCCAGCAAAGAAAGAACTCGTGAAAACTGAGCCAACCCCTACTTTGGAAAGTGAAATTACCAGCACTCATGCTGTTGTAGTGGCTGAGAAGCCAATGACACCTGTAGCAAAGTCAGGGCGAGGAAGGAAGGCTAAAAAAGAAATTGTCAAAGAGCAACTCTTGGATGATGATGCCATGGTGATTTCCCAAACTGTGGCAGAGGTGAATGTTGACCATAAAGATGAACCTGAAGCACCTGTGGTCAAGTCCGGCAGAGGGAGGAAGGCCAAACAGCAGAAACCACAGATTGCTGAAGAGGTTGACCACCAACCAGCTGTAGATACCAGCACACATGTACCTGTGACTGAGGAACACACTGAAACGGAGGTGAAACCTGTGAGGGGTAGTAGGAAGACAAAGCAGTCAAAGGTGACTTTTTCAGTTGAGACTGAGGAGAACATTGTCAACCTTGTTGAACAAGCCGAGACTCCTGTTGTGAAATCTGGTCGAAAAAGGGCTGTTATTTCAAAAGAAACAACAGAAGTCGAGGCAGAAGTTTCTGTCAAAAGAGGTCGCCGTGCTGTTGCAGAACCTGCACCACCAGTTGCTGTGGTGTCCAGCCGTGGACGTAAAGCAGTTGCCAAGGTAGAGTCGGAGATTACTGAGGATGTAGCTTCATCAGAAGAGCCAGCTAAGCCTGTTAAACACACCAGGCGAACAGCAAAAGCACCTGAAtcaaagaaagaagaaaatccTATGACACAGGCAGGTTCTGAATCAGTTGCTGCTGAGAATGCAGCAGTTGTGGCACTGGAAAAGGTGGAAAGAGGAAGCCGTGGCAGAAAACTGAAGGATTCAACTAAGGCCATCCCTTCCAAACCAATCAAAGAAATTTCTAAAGCTGAGGAAGCTAGTGAAATTAAACCCTCAAAAAATGTGGTCATCTCTAAAAACACTGAAGAGGTTGAACCTTCTACTGATGTAGAGGAACAACAGCTGAAGAAATCCAAAAGGTTAGGCAAAATACCAGCTGAGACGTCCTCCACATCAAATCAGTCAACTGATTTGCCACCCAGAGGCCGCAGAGGAGCCAAAAAAGAAGAGGAACATCCTGTTGAAGAAGTTCAGATAAAAATCAAGCCATTGAGGAGAGGAAAGGCAGTGGGCTCTGCTGCACCTAAATCGGACCCCAGTGATAGTAAGGCCTCAACTCCTCTCAAAAGGAAAAGGAATGATGTGTTGGAGGTAACTGACGAGTCATCAAATAAGGAACCTTTGCCAAAGAAAAGAGGCAGAGTAGCCATCAGCACTAAAGTTGCAACTGAGGTCTCCAGCAAAGAGGAAACACCTGATGCTGAACCAGAGAAGGCTGAGGCTCCTCCCAAGAAGGCTAGTAATAGAGCTGTAAGAGGAcagaaaaagacagcccaggAACCAGATCCAGCACCTGCTCAGGCATCCGTTTCAG GGACCACCACTCGAAGCGGAAGAGGTGTGAAAAAAGTAGAGGAAGTGGACATCTCTACTGAGGCAGCTCCCGTCAGGCGAACCAGGAGGAAGTAA
- the mki67 gene encoding proliferation marker protein Ki-67 isoform X2, which translates to MSPFCELYQMVKQDLAAKSPWKCEVPKTPLARPQVDHKEAPTADVKSSPKPVTTPSIKKRRSSKSSSDDITGPAIAQSSFNANQEEKPADDMLSVGSITPSLTEKCVTPVSQKKRTPLKTPQKFSAGEVVQQILLEPQSEEKTPKSPKGRRSGGSPDQSLALQMLSGQPQTPGLMGKNTEVKMSPRTSPRSNAGKRFQVQDVLHDVKATTSASKKKDGTSVNDLCDSNKSHTEATVPKAKRKRVSFGGQLSPELFDKRLPPNSPLRRGATPRRSLGPSQKPQSLLRRASTIGLLALRLEETVPHVQNSSPKKASPKRAASAAKTPSPAKRSPSTKAKAPSPKRQKSPSASPKVSTPSSTPATPKTPASARRASTSAVEAAGDMSLTETPRVQGRFSVSRISTPSPVQDQGEQPEVQLTIVEDMPQKCVTPKIPLRRKSMKSSARKTPKSAIKSALDVIRSRRSGASRANLKVLTSWADIVKFGQTKPQTEVATKKKPTKSNIVKKTAVPKPKTPARRLKDDISTGHAASPVTIVVGKAHMRTNQSCGAAPKIVPNIALFKKDMKMDEDFTGVADIFKTPANSRSKNKVPINDECPEMPLDEISVMKTPEESGEMVVSPLSVISTAKCGQYNNEAVTRLLLDNKDGSLLEVEGLSQLSENSIEASGHDIIPDQEMPPNDQTVEEEAAPEMVVETPKQKATPALCLTGVKRLMKTPKQRAEPIEDLRGKLLKTPKEHKPPQEESLEGIKELLKTPKYRGAPVEDMVGVKRVMQTPKLKSKPVLCAAGLQRLMKTPKEKSEQHEELTGVQELMQTPKLKGDLEESQFGLKRLVKTPKRKRNQVEEDLTGVQQLMKTPKHKGEPVEDQMGIQRLMQTPKEKIEPAEDLQTPKQKGEPFSNGGAMAEEDNTGFKEPEEPENNSTLTTENVTEPTEIQGPVVAVESGSAFMPAKDFDEECDKENVCPVETMETEVDSQCTTEVNDSTHSDVKTDAVIPQEKHPDKIEEESVSVEAIDVCFSGTDEKSEEHSEETVCTSDNSNATVETTPTSSTAEEDEGEMIKASLPNKIQRGIRGKAAQKSKNANNDKAKVPAVLSVTEEENLNGSLPSSTSRARRGKKLLEVPEVAASPVRKSARGRIPKHHFVDEEAKNTEASQVSVDSMKTKISECLPVVTKTRRGRKPKQDEVAIEPVDDINAGDPQCPDAPANEELVQAPVVKPGRRKKLDKTASHPSEELEQKTPEIVCEESAVVPESVKLVTALVTETVSATRGRRGRPAKKELVKTEPTPTLESEITSTHAVVVAEKPMTPVAKSGRGRKAKKEIVKEQLLDDDAMVISQTVAEVNVDHKDEPEAPVVKSGRGRKAKQQKPQIAEEVDHQPAVDTSTHVPVTEEHTETEVKPVRGSRKTKQSKVTFSVETEENIVNLVEQAETPVVKSGRKRAVISKETTEVEAEVSVKRGRRAVAEPAPPVAVVSSRGRKAVAKVESEITEDVASSEEPAKPVKHTRRTAKAPESKKEENPMTQAGSESVAAENAAVVALEKVERGSRGRKLKDSTKAIPSKPIKEISKAEEASEIKPSKNVVISKNTEEVEPSTDVEEQQLKKSKRLGKIPAETSSTSNQSTDLPPRGRRGAKKEEEHPVEEVQIKIKPLRRGKAVGSAAPKSDPSDSKASTPLKRKRNDVLEVTDESSNKEPLPKKRGRVAISTKVATEVSSKEETPDAEPEKAEAPPKKASNRAVRGQKKTAQEPDPAPAQASVSGTTTRSGRGVKKVEEVDISTEAAPVRRTRRK; encoded by the exons ATGTCACCTTTTTGTGAGCTCTACCAAATGGTCAAACAGGACCTTGCTGCTAAATCACCATGGAAATGTGAGGTACCAAAAACACCTCTTGCAAGACCTCAGGTTGATCACAAGGAAGCTCCCACTGCAGATGTTAAAAGTAGTCCTAAACCAGTAACAACTCCATCTATCAAGAAGAGAAGATCCTCAAAATCCAGTTCTGATGATATTACTGGACCAGCTATCGCTCAGAGCTCATTTAATGCAAATCAGGAAGAGAAACCTGCTGATGATATGCTGTCTGTAGGGTCCATCACCCCCTCACTGACAGAGAAATGTGTAACTCCTGTCTCCCAGAAGAAGAGGACACCCTTGAAAACGCCTCAGAAGTTCAGTGCTGGTGAGGTTGTCCAGCAAATTCTCTTAGAGCCACAGTCTGAGGAGAAAACGCCTAAATCCCCAAAAGGAAGGCGAAGTGGTGGATCACCGGATCAGAGCCTTGCTCTCCAAATGCTTTCGGGCCAACCTCAGACTCCAGGCCTGATGGGTAAGAACACTGAAGTAAAAATGTCACCAAGAACATCCCCAAGATCAAATGCTGGAAAAAGGTTTCAAGTCCAAGATGTTCTGCATGATGTTAAGGCTACAACATCAGCTTCTAAGAAGAAAG ATGGCACTTCAGTTAATGATCTGTGCGACAGCAACAAATCTCACACTGAAGCAACCGTTCCAAAAGCAAAGAGAAAGCGAGTGTCCTTTGGTGGACAGTTGAGCCCAGAGCTATTTGACAAACGCCTGCCACCCAATTCCCCCCTCCGCCGTGGAGCAACCCCACGACGCAGTTTGGGACCTTCCCAGAAACCTCAATCTCTCCTACGACGAGCATCCACCATTGGTCTTTTG GCTCTTCGACTTGAAGAAACAGTTCCACATGTTCAAAATAGTTCTCCAAAGAAAGCTTCACCCAAACGGGCAGCATCTGCAGCGAAGACTCCGTCACCTGCCAAAAGGTCACCGAGTACCAAGGCTAAAGCACCATCACCAAAACGTCAAAAGTCGCCATCTGCTTCACCCAAGGTATCTACACCATCCTCTACTCCTGCCACACCCAAGACACCTGCATCTGCTAGAAGAGCATCAACTTCAGCAGTTGAGGCTGCGGGTGACATGTCTTTAACTGAGACACCTAGGGTGCAGGGGAGGTTTTCAGTCTCTCGGATCAGTACTCCATCGCCTGTTCAGGACCAGGGGGAGCAGCCTGAAGTACAATTGACCATTGTAGAAGACATGCCTCAGAAGTGTGTGACTCCAAAGATACCCTTAAGGAGGAAGAGCATGAAGTCTTCTGCGAGAAAAACTCCTAAGAGTGCAATTAAAAGTGCACTTGATGTAATTCGTTCAAGACGCAGTGGAGCCTCACGGGCTAATCTAAAAG TGTTGACCTCTTGGGCTGATATTGTGAAGTTTGGTCAGACCAAACCTCAAACAGAAGTTGCAACTAAGAAAAAACCTACAAAGAGCAACATAGTCAAAAAAACTGCAGTGCCGAAACCCAAG ACACCTGCACGGAGGCTGAAGGATGATATCAGCACTGGGCATGCAGCATCTCCAGTCACCATTGTTGTTGGCAAAGCCCATATGAGGACTAACCAGTCTTGTGGTGCTGCACCTAAAATAGTCCCCAACATAGCACTATTCAAGAAGGACATGAAAATGGACGAGGACTTTACAG GTGTTGCAGACATTTTCAAAACACCAGCCAACAGCAGGTCTAAGAATAAGGTTCCCATAAATGATGAATGTCCAGAGATGCCTTTGGATGAGATTTCAGTCATGAAAACACCAGAAGAATCAG GTGAAATGGTTGTCTCTCCACTAAGTGTGATCTCCACTGCAAAATGTGGACAGTACAACAACGAAGCAGTAACACGACTTCTTTTAGACAACAAAGATGGTAGTTTATTGGAAGTTGAAGGTCTTTCTCAACTCTCTGAGAACTCAATTGAGGCAAGTGGCCATGACATCATTCCAGATCAAGAGATGCCCCCCAATGACCAAACAGTGGAAGAGGAGGCTGCCCCTGAAATGGTAGTCGAAACCCCAAAACAGAAAGCAACGCCAGCCTTGTGCCTCACTGGAGTAAAGCGACTCATGAAGACACCCAAACAGAGGGCTGAACCAATTGAGGATTTAAGAGGAAAGCTGCTCAAGACCCCCAAGGAACATAAACCTCCCCAGGAAGAAAGTTTGGAAGGCATTAAGGAACTCCTAAAGACTCCCAAATACAGGGGAGCTCCAGTAGAAGACATGGTTGGAGTGAAAAGAGTGATGCAGACCCCTAAATTAAAAAGCAAGCCTGTGCTGTGTGCAGCTGGTCTTCAGAGGCTTATGAAAACACCCAAAGAAAAATCTGAGCAACACGAAGAACTTACTGGTGTGCAAGAACTGATGCAAACACCAAAATTAAAGGGAGACCTGGAGGAGAGTCAGTTTGGGCTGAAAAGATTGGTGAAAACACCTAAACGGAAGAGGAATCAAGTTGAAGAGGACCTAACTGGTGTTCAACAACTGATGAAGACCCCTAAACACAAAGGAGAACCAGTTGAAGATCAAATGGGTATACAAAGGCTGATGCAGACTCCCAAAGAGAAGATTGAACCTGCAGAGGACTTGCAGACCCCCAAGCAAAAAGGAGAACCTTTCAGCAATGGAGGAGCGATGGCAGAGGAAGATAACACTGGCTTTAAAGAACCTGAAGAACCAGAGAATAATTCTACCCTGACAACAGAAAATGTGACTGAACCTACTGAG atACAAGGGCCTGTTGTAGCAGTTGAAAGTGGTTCTGCATTCATGCCAGCTAAAG ATTTTGATGAGGAATGTGACAAAGAAAATGTCTGTCCAGTTGAAACCATGGAGACTGAAGTGGATTCTCAGTGCACCACTGAAGTCAATGATTCTACGCATAGTGATGTAAAGACGGATGCTGTAATCCCCCAGGAAAAACACCCTGACAAGATTGAAGAGGAGTCTGTTTCAGTTGAAGCTATTGATGTCTGTTTTTCTGGGACAGATGAGAAATCCGAAGAGCATTCTGAAGAAACTGTGTGTACCTCTGATAATAGCAATGCAACAGTTGAAACTACCCCAACTTCATCCACTGCTGAGGAAGATGAGGGTGAGATGATCAAGGCTTCTCTTCCCAACAAAATTCAGCGGGGCATTCGAGGAAAAGCGGCACAGAAatccaaaaatgctaataatgaCAAGGCCAAAGTCCCTGCTGTGTTATCGGTAACTGAAGAGGAAAATTTGAATGGTTCGCTTCCCTCTAGCACATCCAGGGCAAGGAGAGGCAAGAAACTTCTCGAAGTTCCAGAAGTCGCTGCCAGCCCAGTCAGAAAATCTGCCCGTGGAAGAATTCCCAAGCACCACTTTGTGGATGAAGAGGCAAAGAACACTGAGGCTTCCCAAGTTTCTGTAGACTCCATGAAAACTAAAATATCAGAATGCCTTCCTGTAGTTACCAAAACCAGGAGAGGAAGAAAACCTAAACAAGATGAAGTGGCAATTGAGCCCGTTGATGATATAAATGCTGGTGACCCACAGTGTCCTGACGCACCTGCAAATGAAGAGCTGGTCCAAGCCCCTGTTGTAAAACCTGGGAGGAGAAAGAAATTGGATAAAACGGCTAGCCATCCTTCAGAAGAACTTGAACAGAAAACACCTGAAATTGTTTGTGAGGAAAGCGCTGTTGTACCAGAAAGTGTCAAATTGGTGACTGCACTAGTTACGGAGACTGTTTCTGCAACTAGAGGTAGGAGGGGAAGGCCAGCAAAGAAAGAACTCGTGAAAACTGAGCCAACCCCTACTTTGGAAAGTGAAATTACCAGCACTCATGCTGTTGTAGTGGCTGAGAAGCCAATGACACCTGTAGCAAAGTCAGGGCGAGGAAGGAAGGCTAAAAAAGAAATTGTCAAAGAGCAACTCTTGGATGATGATGCCATGGTGATTTCCCAAACTGTGGCAGAGGTGAATGTTGACCATAAAGATGAACCTGAAGCACCTGTGGTCAAGTCCGGCAGAGGGAGGAAGGCCAAACAGCAGAAACCACAGATTGCTGAAGAGGTTGACCACCAACCAGCTGTAGATACCAGCACACATGTACCTGTGACTGAGGAACACACTGAAACGGAGGTGAAACCTGTGAGGGGTAGTAGGAAGACAAAGCAGTCAAAGGTGACTTTTTCAGTTGAGACTGAGGAGAACATTGTCAACCTTGTTGAACAAGCCGAGACTCCTGTTGTGAAATCTGGTCGAAAAAGGGCTGTTATTTCAAAAGAAACAACAGAAGTCGAGGCAGAAGTTTCTGTCAAAAGAGGTCGCCGTGCTGTTGCAGAACCTGCACCACCAGTTGCTGTGGTGTCCAGCCGTGGACGTAAAGCAGTTGCCAAGGTAGAGTCGGAGATTACTGAGGATGTAGCTTCATCAGAAGAGCCAGCTAAGCCTGTTAAACACACCAGGCGAACAGCAAAAGCACCTGAAtcaaagaaagaagaaaatccTATGACACAGGCAGGTTCTGAATCAGTTGCTGCTGAGAATGCAGCAGTTGTGGCACTGGAAAAGGTGGAAAGAGGAAGCCGTGGCAGAAAACTGAAGGATTCAACTAAGGCCATCCCTTCCAAACCAATCAAAGAAATTTCTAAAGCTGAGGAAGCTAGTGAAATTAAACCCTCAAAAAATGTGGTCATCTCTAAAAACACTGAAGAGGTTGAACCTTCTACTGATGTAGAGGAACAACAGCTGAAGAAATCCAAAAGGTTAGGCAAAATACCAGCTGAGACGTCCTCCACATCAAATCAGTCAACTGATTTGCCACCCAGAGGCCGCAGAGGAGCCAAAAAAGAAGAGGAACATCCTGTTGAAGAAGTTCAGATAAAAATCAAGCCATTGAGGAGAGGAAAGGCAGTGGGCTCTGCTGCACCTAAATCGGACCCCAGTGATAGTAAGGCCTCAACTCCTCTCAAAAGGAAAAGGAATGATGTGTTGGAGGTAACTGACGAGTCATCAAATAAGGAACCTTTGCCAAAGAAAAGAGGCAGAGTAGCCATCAGCACTAAAGTTGCAACTGAGGTCTCCAGCAAAGAGGAAACACCTGATGCTGAACCAGAGAAGGCTGAGGCTCCTCCCAAGAAGGCTAGTAATAGAGCTGTAAGAGGAcagaaaaagacagcccaggAACCAGATCCAGCACCTGCTCAGGCATCCGTTTCAG GGACCACCACTCGAAGCGGAAGAGGTGTGAAAAAAGTAGAGGAAGTGGACATCTCTACTGAGGCAGCTCCCGTCAGGCGAACCAGGAGGAAGTAA